From Procambarus clarkii isolate CNS0578487 chromosome 65, FALCON_Pclarkii_2.0, whole genome shotgun sequence, one genomic window encodes:
- the MAN1 gene encoding uncharacterized protein MAN1 isoform X2, whose protein sequence is MLKCRPSAVCRPSCVAVFVNMASHKSLTDDDLRKKLKEYGITSPVTATTRNILIKKLNHVIASQKKVSAASTRSKRASTASQLNTFSSDEDEDNDTSVHSQANRSFKFLRNKRGSRGNTDITVNNKNYSISCPQLSRTSGRQGRPSSSSSGSGMREDVCREPSGGGVSVLARSDSYSEAAHGRTAYYPVSARSGISPRAKIHDDYDTGSDSDLADGDDSLDTSARMGPTSYLWNNNRESEVLPNNNSYKAPTYQNHTSSVSCDRSFSVSDVASRSRKVNSFLENGDYDRDCLEDGASFLGVAESIVTHASPGNHEQVRVANGRHHSESSQHLDHSHSVESTWHYSVPLLLLILLAVFFGVVGMLYVNMRMPLLPTLCSVPAMVHQAMANVPVPFLTFNEPESQAKDDVAPQSSHSSPLTTSHHTSKAPPPPEPAPPHASEIKFPVCNEKTKIEQIDCLTVQEIGSVQPLLGRLEDVLLPALHRHAGLYQCGDTLLKYIPVDEIKDLFNQQDSSQELSCSVEGINALGKLVELNSHWGLEAVRGENKALLGLSLSSQPTYILCHITTAIYSFFYMLMGIITVILTAWLAFYCVRYHKRKAEEEKQQVYELIEQILEVLGGVGIPAGKDYVAVNHVRDSLISPRDRRVKKRLWEKAVQFIDHYESRVLREIQEVGGEDCEVWRWASGVPHSPGNNSLAGDGGAGRPPAKMWQGPAFDNLGPHNVPNVSPTSCLKIRNMFDCDV, encoded by the exons ATGCTCAAGTGTCGCCCGTCGGCGGTGTGTCGGCCCTCTTGTGTGGCGGTGTTCGTAAACATGGCGTCCCACAAGTCGCTTACGGACGACGACCTTAGAAAGAAGTTGAAGGAATATGGCATCACGTCCCCTGTCACGGCGACCACGAGGAATATCTTGATCAAGAAGCTGAACCACGTCATAGCGAGCCAGAAGAAGGTGTCCGCCGCCAGCACCAGGTCCAAGAGGGCCTCCACTGCCAGCCAGCTTAACACATTCAGTTCAGACGAGGATGAAGATAACGATACTTCTGTCCATTCACAAGCGAACAGGTCGTTTAAGTTCTTAAGAAACAAAAGGGGATCGAGAGGAAATACAGATATAACTGTAAATAACAAAAATTATAGCATTAGTTGCCCTCAGTTAAGTAGAACGAGTGGGCGGCAGGGACGACCCtcgagtagtagtagtggtagtgggatGAGGGAGGACGTGTGTAGAGAGCCCAGTGGCGGGGGTGTGTCAGTGTTGGCCCGTAGTGACTCCTATAGTGAAGCGGCTCATGGCCGCACTGCCTACTACCCAGTGTCTGCTCGCTCTGGCATCAGCCCTAGAGCCAAGATCCACGATGACTATGACACTGGCTCAGACTCTGACCTGGCAGACGGTGACGACTCCCTTGACACATCTGCCAGGATGGGCCCAACCTCGTATTTGTGGAATAATAATCGTGAAAGTGAGGTGCTGCCCAACAATAATTCCTACAAAGCCcctacgtaccagaatcacacatCGAGTGTCTCCTGTGATCGGTCGTTTAGTGTTTCGGATGTTGCCAGTAGGAGTAGAAAAGTTAATTCTTTCCTGGAAAATGGAGATTATGATAGAGATTGTCTGGAGGACGGTGCGAGTTTTTTAGGTGTAGCAGAATCTATTGTGACTCATGCGTCTCCTGGCAACCACGAACAAGTCCGAGTTGCCAATGGGAGACACCACAGTGAATCGAGCCAACACCTCGACCACTCACACAGTGTTGAGAGCACTTGGCATTATTCAGTCCCACTCTTGTTGTTAATTCTTCTTGCAGTTTTCTTTGGCGTGGTTGGTATGCTCTACGTCAACATGCGTATGCCTCTCCTACCCACGCTGTGTTCTGTGCCTGCCATGGTCCACCAGGCCATGGCTAATGTACCTGTGCCTTTTCTCACTTTCAATGAGCCTGAGAGTCAAGCCAAGGATGATGTTGCCCCACAATCATCACATTCATCACCACTCACAACTTCACATCACACCAGCAAAGCACCGCCGCCTCCAGAACCTGCACCGCCACATGCATCAG AAATTAAGTTTCCAGTATGCAATGAAAAAACAAAG ATTGAACAGATTGATTGCCTGACAGTACAAGAGATAGGCTCGGTTCAGCCACTCCTTGGTAGACTGGAGGATGTCTTGCTGCCTGCTCTACACCGTCATGCCGGGTTGTATCAATGTGGAGACACACTGTTGAAATATATACCAGTAGATGAAATAAAGGATCTTTTTAATCAACAAGATTCTTCACAG GAACTTTCATGCAGTGTTGAAGGCATCAATGCCCTGGGCAAATTGGTGGAGCTGAATAGCCACTGGGGCCTTGAAGCAGTTAGgggagaaaataaggcattattaGGCTTGTCTTTGTCTTCCCAGCCTACATACATCCTCTGCCACATCACCACAGCCATTTACTCCTTCTTTTATATGCTGATGGGCATTATAACAG TTATTTTGACTGCTTGGTTAGCATTCTACTGCGTGCGCTATCACAAACGCAAAGCAGAGGAGGAAAAACAACAG GTTTATGAATTAATAGAACAGATATTGGAAGTGTTGGGAGGTGTGGGGATTCCTGCAGGAAAGGACTATGTGGCAGTGAATCATGTTCGAGACTCTCTCATCAGCCCGAGGGACCGTCGGGTCAAGAAGAGGCTGTGGGAGAAAGCTGTGCAGTTTATTGATCACTATGAGTCAAGG GTACTACGTGAGATTCAGGAAGTTGGAGGAGAAGATTGCGAGGTTTGGCggtgggcttctggtgtgccccACTCTCCGGGCAACAACTCCCTGGCTGGAGATGGGGGCGCTGGGCGTCCCCCGGCGAAAATGTGGCAGGGACCGGCATTCGACAATCTTGGTCCACATAATGTCCCCAATGTGTCCCCCACCTCTTGCCTCAAAATTAGAAATATGTTTGACTGTGATGT